In Leptotrichia sp. oral taxon 221, the DNA window ATTTCTTTTTTCTCAACCAAATATTTTTTACCCTCATTTTTCGCAGAAATAACCCTTTTTTCTAAATCTTCATTTTCCCCTCTAAGTTTAATTTTATCTACTTCAAAATCAGAATTTTTCTGAGTTCTCTTTTTAATTTCATCTTCAATATTACTTTTTTTCTCTTTTAATTCAAGAACCTTTTTCTCAACCTCGTCCTTTTGAGCTTTCTTCTCATTTAATGCCTTATTTATTTGATCTAATTCTTCTTTCGATCTTTTAAGAATTTCCTCTTTTTCCTTCGTATCAACATCCAAATTCCCTTTTCTTTTATCTTTTTCATTCGCCTCAATTTCCAAATTAGAATGTTTTTTTACCAATTCAGAATACTCATTTTTCAAATTATCTGTCAAAGAAGTGTTTTCCTTATTCTCTTTCTTTTTAGCCGATAATTTTTCAAAAAGTTCTTCCCTGTGATTATTTTCGCTTTCCCACTCTGAATTTTTCTTTAAAAATTCTTCTTGAACATTTTCCAATTTACTTTTCAATTGTTCACTTTTCGCCGTATAATCAGCCTTTAAAAGATTTTTTTCATTGATTCCATACTCTAAAATCATATATTTTTCAGTATCAATTTTTTGTGTATAACTCTTGAATAATCTAGCTTTTTCACTTTCTTTCTTCAAGTAATTAACTCTTACTTCTAAATCTTTTTCAACATAATCAATTTTCTCAATCTCATTTTTTACTTCTTTTAATTTTTTCTCAGAAATTTCCTTTTCATTTTTAGCTCTTTTTACTCCAGCTGCTTCCTCTATAATTTCCTTCAATTCCATTGGTGAAGAACTAATTATTCTCTCTACTCTTCCTTGCCCAATTATCGAATATGCCTGTTTTCCAATTCCTGTATCAATAAATAAATTATTAATATCTTTCAATCGAACCTTCTTATTATTCAATAAATACTCGTTTTCTCCTGATTTAAAAATTCTTCTCGTAATTTTTATTTCAGAAAAATCAATATCTAAGTATCTATCTTCATTTTCGATAATCAGACTCACTTCTGCCATCGATTTTGGTTTCCTACTTTTACTACCAGAAAAAATAATATCCGAACTTTCTTTCGCACGGATATTTTTATAGCTCTGCTCTCCTAAAACCCATAAGATCGCATCCAAAATATTACTTTTTCCACTTCCATTTGGACCAACAATCGATGTTATTCCATTGTCGAATTCTACAACAGTTTTATTTGCAAATGATTTAAAACCATTGATTTCTAGTGCTTTTAAATACATTTTTTATCTCCCTTTTCCAAAAATAACAATATTTACTGTCTTTAACAACACTTTTACATCAAACAAAAGATCGTGATTTTTTATATAGTATAAATCGTATTGTAATTTTCTGTAAGCATCCTCAACACTTGCACCATACGGATACATTACTTGTGCCCAACCAGTAAGTCCAGGTTTTACAGTATGTCGCAAATTATAATACTTTATTTCCTTCTCTAATTGCTGAATAAAAAATTCTCTCTCAGGTCTAGGCCCTACAAAACTCATTTCTCCCTTTAAAACATTCCACAATTGAGGTAATTCATCAATTCTAGTTGCTCTCATGATTTTCCCCCACTTTGTAACTCTGTTATCATTTTTCACTGCCCATTTTGGACCATCTTTTTCTGCATCAGTTGTCATCGAACGAAATTTTATAATTTTAAACGGTTTATTTCCCTCACCAATTCTTTCTTGTATAAAAAAAACAGGACCTTTTGACTCTAATTTAATTATTATCGCCGCTAAAATCATAATCGGAAAAACGCAAATACTGATTATTACTGCAAAAATTAAATCTAATATTCTCTTTGCCTTCAAATTGAAACTATTATGATAAATTTCAAAACCTGTATTTTTCAAAAACCATTCTGGACTTAAATCTGAAATTGGTAATTTTCTTTCATACATTTCATAAAATTCCAAATAATTATAATACTGCATTCCTTCTAGCTTGTACTCCAACAATTTATCCACTAATTTCGCATCAGATAACAAATTTTCAGAAAAATCAACTACAATATCCATTCTTTTTGATTTCCACAAATTTGTAATCGTTTTTTCTATCGTAGAACTTTCCTCATTTTTTAAAAAACCAATCAATTTGTATTGCGCATCAACTTTAATACTTTCTAACAAATCATTCGTATATCCATTTTCACCAACGAACATAATTCTCTGTCTACCAACTAATCCTGTAATGACGATATATCTAAATGCTATTTGAAACATCGCCATAATCCCAAAAATTATTATTCCCTCATAATAATTAAATATTTTCAAAAATATTGTTGCCAAAGCTATTATTACATTTATTCCAGTAACAATTATCATATCACGCAATCGATATTTACTCGTATAAACATTGAATACATTCGCTACGTAATACAAAATCATCGCACCCACAATTACCAATGCATTTTTAAAACCAAGACCTCTATTCACAATTAGTAATCCAACAAAATAAACCATGACTACTAAAATTCCAAATAAATAAGAATAATTTTTTCTTACACTACTTACTGCCATTTTTCCCTTCCTTTTCTAAATAATAATTCTACTTCGTTTTTAATAAAGCAATTATCGCATAAATCACAAAATAATAAGCTGATTTCAGCACTGACAAACCTTCTTCTTTTCTATAAATATCCCATCTAACCTTCGCTGCTGCAAACTTATTACTTGATCTAGAATTATCCAACACTCGATAAAATGCAAGATTTTCTTGCAATCCGTAAACTTTTTTCACTTCTTTAATAATTTCCAGCCAAAGCACATAATCTTCATTTTTTTCACGCTCTTTAAAATATCTTTTCCCAACTTTAGAAACATCATACATTACTGTCAAACATCCCATATAATTGTTTTTCAATAAATCTGTGTATGTTATTTCACTTTTTACTTTTATTTCATTAATAGATTTCTCATTTTCAGTAACTCTCGTATAATCTGTACAACTAATCGCTGCATCTTTTTCTTTCATAAACTTAATTTGTTTTTCTAACTTATCTTCATGCCAATAATCATCTGCATCAAGAAATGCAATAAATTCACCATCTGCAATATCAATCAGTTTATTTCTACCTTTAACTACACCTACATTTTTACTAGCATTTATAAGTCTTATCCTCGCATCCATTTTCGAGTGCCTTTTAACAACCTCACAACTATTATCCTTCGACATATCATTCATTATTAGCAATTCCCAATTTTCATACGTTTGAGCCAATACCGAATCAATCGTCTTTCCAATAAATTTTTCAGCATTATACATCGGTGTTATAATCGAAACTTTATCTTTTATTATTTTCTTTCTCATTTCTTTCTCCAAGTTTTTTCAAAATTAAATCATACACTCTATCACAGTTCGCTTTATCCGAATATTTCAAAAATTTTGGTCGCAATTTTTCGATTTTTTCATACAAATTCTTTTCATATTTAAAATTATTATTCGTTAAATCTATAATTCCTTGAACGCATTCATCCACATTATAAACCGCTTTCCCAAATAATTCCTTATCCAAATCAACATACGATCCAACTTTCTCCTGATATTCATCTTTATCAAACTGAAAAAATAAAATTGGTTTATTCAAATAAAAGAAATCATACGCAACACTTGAATAATCCGTAATCAAAATCTTCGACTTTTGTAATTCCTTCGTAATTTCACTTTCTTTTGGCAATAATTGAACATTTTTCCCTAATTTTATTTTACTAAAACTCTTTAAATAATCTTGCATCAACTGATGAATATAAATATTAAATTTTATATTATTTTCTTCTAAAAATTTATTCAATTTTTCATTCGTCACAAGCTCCATAATATTTTTAAAATATTCTGTATCCTCAATTTTAGCATCTTCCAACTTAATCCAGTTTCTCCAAGTCGGCATAAAGAAAATTTCTTTTTCACTAACTTCCACTCGGTACAACTTGTCAT includes these proteins:
- a CDS encoding exopolysaccharide biosynthesis polyprenyl glycosylphosphotransferase, whose product is MAVSSVRKNYSYLFGILVVMVYFVGLLIVNRGLGFKNALVIVGAMILYYVANVFNVYTSKYRLRDMIIVTGINVIIALATIFLKIFNYYEGIIIFGIMAMFQIAFRYIVITGLVGRQRIMFVGENGYTNDLLESIKVDAQYKLIGFLKNEESSTIEKTITNLWKSKRMDIVVDFSENLLSDAKLVDKLLEYKLEGMQYYNYLEFYEMYERKLPISDLSPEWFLKNTGFEIYHNSFNLKAKRILDLIFAVIISICVFPIMILAAIIIKLESKGPVFFIQERIGEGNKPFKIIKFRSMTTDAEKDGPKWAVKNDNRVTKWGKIMRATRIDELPQLWNVLKGEMSFVGPRPEREFFIQQLEKEIKYYNLRHTVKPGLTGWAQVMYPYGASVEDAYRKLQYDLYYIKNHDLLFDVKVLLKTVNIVIFGKGR
- a CDS encoding glycosyltransferase family 2 protein — protein: MRKKIIKDKVSIITPMYNAEKFIGKTIDSVLAQTYENWELLIMNDMSKDNSCEVVKRHSKMDARIRLINASKNVGVVKGRNKLIDIADGEFIAFLDADDYWHEDKLEKQIKFMKEKDAAISCTDYTRVTENEKSINEIKVKSEITYTDLLKNNYMGCLTVMYDVSKVGKRYFKEREKNEDYVLWLEIIKEVKKVYGLQENLAFYRVLDNSRSSNKFAAAKVRWDIYRKEEGLSVLKSAYYFVIYAIIALLKTK
- a CDS encoding CDP-glycerol glycerophosphotransferase family protein gives rise to the protein MDKIKCLINMLIAYFLYPFTKKKFKGRKIWLVGGNAGELYVDNGRAIYEYLRAKPEIEEFWVLNEGAKIRKKILGGKLIKGSVNAYLYFMHAEVVLFSHSISADIAPYLFVVPFVNRFHYKTLKVFLNHGTVGFKVRKAMNAKTEKIAEELVKSYDVNICDSEFERKVKTTTWWEVPENTAFVTGYPRYDKLYRVEVSEKEIFFMPTWRNWIKLEDAKIEDTEYFKNIMELVTNEKLNKFLEENNIKFNIYIHQLMQDYLKSFSKIKLGKNVQLLPKESEITKELQKSKILITDYSSVAYDFFYLNKPILFFQFDKDEYQEKVGSYVDLDKELFGKAVYNVDECVQGIIDLTNNNFKYEKNLYEKIEKLRPKFLKYSDKANCDRVYDLILKKLGERNEKENNKR